A DNA window from Nitrospirota bacterium contains the following coding sequences:
- the mdh gene encoding malate dehydrogenase — MGRPKITVVGAGNVGGTTAQRLAEKDAYEVVLVDIVEGVPQGKALDITQAGPVCGYGTRVVGTNGYDETAGSAVAVITSGIPRKPGMSRDELLATNAKIVKSVVSELVSRSPNVILILVTNPLDAMVHVARRVSGLPKSRVLGMAGVLDSARMRSFIAAELSVPGPDVDAMVLGGHGDTMVPLSRYTTVKGKPVSELMSKERLEAIVKRTREGGAEIVGLLKTGSAFYAPSASAVDMVEAIMKDQKRVLPCAVLCEGEYGLKDVVVGVPVKLGRGGAEQVVEYELTAEEQAGLENSARAVRELCATVDRLMA; from the coding sequence ATGGGAAGACCCAAGATTACGGTGGTGGGGGCGGGAAACGTCGGCGGCACGACGGCGCAGCGGCTGGCGGAGAAGGACGCTTACGAGGTCGTGCTCGTCGACATCGTCGAGGGGGTTCCGCAAGGCAAGGCGCTCGATATCACGCAGGCCGGGCCTGTCTGCGGCTATGGCACCCGCGTTGTCGGCACCAACGGCTACGATGAAACGGCCGGCTCGGCGGTGGCGGTGATTACGTCGGGCATCCCTCGCAAGCCGGGGATGAGCCGCGACGAGTTGTTGGCCACGAATGCCAAGATCGTGAAGTCGGTCGTTTCGGAGCTGGTCTCCCGCTCGCCGAACGTTATTCTGATTCTCGTCACCAACCCGTTGGATGCGATGGTCCATGTGGCGCGCCGCGTCAGTGGCTTGCCGAAATCACGGGTCCTGGGGATGGCGGGGGTGCTCGATTCCGCCCGTATGCGTTCCTTCATTGCCGCCGAGTTGAGTGTGCCAGGTCCCGATGTGGATGCGATGGTGCTGGGGGGGCATGGGGATACGATGGTGCCCCTGTCGCGCTATACGACAGTGAAGGGAAAGCCTGTGTCCGAGTTGATGTCGAAGGAGCGGTTGGAGGCGATCGTGAAGCGGACTCGTGAAGGGGGCGCCGAAATCGTCGGCCTCTTAAAGACCGGCAGCGCGTTCTATGCCCCGTCCGCTTCGGCGGTCGACATGGTCGAGGCGATCATGAAGGATCAGAAGCGAGTGTTGCCCTGTGCGGTGCTCTGCGAGGGCGAATATGGATTGAAGGATGTCGTGGTCGGGGTGCCGGTTAAGCTGGGCCGGGGCGGGGCGGAGCAGGTGGTCGAATATGAGCTGACGGCGGAAGAACAGGCGGGGCTGGAAAATTCTGCTCGCGCGGTGCGCGAACTCTGCGCGACCGTCGACCGGTTGATGGCATAG
- a CDS encoding VWA domain-containing protein, producing MSDTHQQLIAKLAEELGAVPAQQLVADLAGASAKPNQVEGVLLLFDELEEISSKVTRAAIESFPDLQWRDRLSDAVAWLDLGIALAGSSGAIGLKYFKESPLVLGLIDSPSARSLVLKTALELAEQDANVALEFLRVSPEVVTVIAPDQLGAWLEVGFELTQVDFVVALEYIRQIPAVARVLPLQEARAWATFGLKLISQNSFGKTDYFGTIEFLRSSPLILGDLEDPSVRAKVVTVGSLLAERDPASGIAWLSESPRLLRVVPNEAWRLKVLQYGALLAERDAETALAYLRRAPELVSLIGESAEAKARFEAWFTAGMEVLAYSVEGARAYFALESQKALTSVETALSGVPLRQVARTVKLFVQGLCGMDMTIQALPDSLSQETLARATVSQDGRTISLPSLLRRYPTAEENTRLYLVMAAHEAGHVEFGTYRLTLAPFADLIVVLRQKYGRTKQAEPDSLASLFRFYPHPGLIQDLWMLVEDARVEFLLQREYPGLQRDLQQLARESIETRSLTHGLTVKELVVDQLLQLSTAASQPIAIHEAIKDEIAILWPLCQAILVPTATAEESVRLAHVLYVRLEELLAPKGAMIQGAQADDALEEVGVGPSVSDQSGEDYRPVTNWVYRGAMNPEFIRQNAQDGRMQDDQPQSEEIQRMASAAGGSQESSSQGQQNRGGTRTETEGDRLTGGRQLPSQVEELLDVKVEQPAPVDHAGPGDRAVRYPEWDQRIDDYRLNWCRVVERAAEEGSGDIVSATLSEHRSEVSALRRFFEGLRPPGLRRVPGQADGDELDVDAAVRMCAERAAGADLSDRIYVRRERKERDVAAAFLVDVSGSTSRQLESGRRVIDLEKEGLVLLCEALESVGDQYALYGYSGQGRGQVDFLVVKDFDDRLSGKAAQRLGGLVPMQQNRDGAAIRHATAKLLEREARTRLLVLISDGRPLDDGYKDEYSLEDTKAALREARQRGVHPFCITIDREADGYVRRMYGDVQFAVIDHIEALPKRLPKIYQRLTT from the coding sequence ATGTCGGATACTCATCAACAATTGATCGCGAAACTGGCCGAGGAGCTGGGGGCTGTTCCGGCTCAGCAGCTGGTCGCTGATCTCGCCGGGGCTTCCGCGAAACCGAATCAGGTGGAGGGCGTGTTGCTGCTGTTCGACGAGCTGGAGGAGATTTCTTCGAAAGTTACTCGTGCCGCCATCGAGTCGTTCCCGGATTTGCAATGGCGGGATCGGTTGAGCGATGCGGTGGCCTGGCTGGATTTGGGGATTGCGTTAGCCGGATCCTCCGGTGCGATCGGGTTGAAGTATTTTAAAGAGAGCCCGCTGGTCCTGGGTCTGATCGATTCACCATCAGCTCGGTCGCTGGTGCTGAAAACTGCCCTGGAGCTGGCCGAGCAGGATGCGAACGTCGCGCTGGAATTCCTCCGTGTCTCGCCGGAGGTGGTGACGGTCATCGCGCCGGATCAATTGGGAGCCTGGCTGGAGGTCGGGTTCGAATTGACCCAGGTCGATTTTGTCGTGGCGCTGGAGTACATCCGTCAAATTCCTGCGGTCGCCCGCGTGTTGCCTCTTCAGGAGGCCAGGGCCTGGGCGACGTTCGGGCTGAAACTGATTTCTCAGAACAGTTTCGGCAAGACGGACTATTTCGGGACCATCGAATTTCTCCGCTCCAGTCCGCTCATCCTCGGCGATCTCGAAGACCCATCGGTGAGGGCCAAGGTCGTCACGGTCGGTTCGTTGCTGGCTGAGCGCGATCCTGCGTCTGGCATTGCCTGGCTGTCGGAGTCGCCCCGCCTGTTGCGCGTCGTGCCGAATGAGGCCTGGCGGCTCAAGGTCTTGCAATATGGGGCCTTGCTCGCAGAACGCGATGCGGAGACGGCGCTGGCCTATTTGCGGCGCGCGCCTGAATTGGTAAGCCTGATCGGCGAATCTGCGGAGGCCAAGGCCCGCTTCGAGGCCTGGTTCACGGCCGGGATGGAAGTCCTGGCCTACAGCGTCGAAGGAGCTAGGGCCTACTTTGCCCTGGAGTCGCAGAAGGCCCTGACCTCGGTGGAAACAGCCTTGAGCGGTGTGCCGCTCAGGCAGGTGGCCAGGACCGTGAAGCTGTTCGTGCAGGGGCTCTGTGGGATGGACATGACGATTCAGGCGCTTCCCGACTCGCTGAGTCAGGAGACGCTTGCGCGCGCGACGGTGAGCCAGGACGGGCGCACCATTTCGCTGCCATCGCTCCTCCGCCGCTATCCCACGGCTGAAGAAAATACGCGACTGTATCTGGTCATGGCAGCTCATGAAGCGGGGCATGTGGAGTTCGGGACCTATCGGCTGACCCTTGCGCCATTCGCCGATTTGATTGTGGTTCTGCGGCAGAAGTATGGCCGTACGAAACAGGCCGAGCCGGACAGTTTGGCATCGCTCTTTCGTTTCTATCCCCATCCGGGCTTGATCCAGGATTTATGGATGCTTGTGGAGGATGCGAGGGTGGAGTTTCTGTTGCAGCGGGAGTACCCGGGACTACAACGGGATCTCCAGCAATTGGCGCGGGAATCTATCGAGACCAGGTCGCTGACGCACGGGCTGACCGTCAAGGAACTCGTCGTCGATCAACTGCTCCAGCTTTCGACCGCGGCTTCGCAGCCCATCGCGATTCACGAAGCCATCAAGGACGAGATCGCCATTCTCTGGCCCCTGTGCCAGGCGATTCTGGTTCCCACGGCGACAGCGGAAGAATCGGTGCGCCTGGCTCATGTGCTGTATGTGCGGCTGGAAGAGCTGTTGGCGCCGAAGGGCGCCATGATCCAGGGAGCGCAAGCCGATGATGCGTTGGAGGAGGTGGGCGTGGGCCCTTCCGTATCAGACCAGAGTGGCGAGGATTATCGTCCCGTCACCAACTGGGTTTATCGTGGAGCGATGAATCCCGAGTTCATCAGGCAGAATGCACAGGATGGGCGGATGCAGGATGATCAACCACAGTCGGAAGAGATTCAGCGTATGGCGAGCGCGGCAGGCGGGTCGCAGGAATCCTCGTCTCAGGGTCAGCAGAATCGAGGGGGCACGCGCACGGAGACGGAAGGTGATCGGCTTACCGGGGGACGGCAGTTGCCCTCCCAGGTGGAAGAGCTCCTGGACGTGAAGGTCGAGCAGCCGGCGCCGGTTGATCATGCAGGACCTGGCGATCGCGCGGTACGTTATCCGGAATGGGACCAGAGGATCGACGACTACCGCCTCAACTGGTGCCGCGTCGTTGAACGTGCCGCGGAGGAGGGGAGCGGGGATATCGTGAGCGCCACTTTGAGCGAGCATCGGAGCGAGGTCTCGGCCCTGCGACGGTTCTTCGAAGGGTTGCGGCCGCCGGGGTTGCGGCGCGTGCCGGGCCAAGCGGACGGCGACGAACTGGACGTGGATGCGGCGGTGCGGATGTGCGCGGAGCGGGCGGCGGGAGCAGACCTGTCGGACCGGATTTACGTCAGACGTGAACGGAAAGAGCGGGATGTCGCGGCTGCATTTCTGGTCGATGTGAGCGGGTCCACCAGCCGCCAGTTGGAGAGTGGGCGCCGCGTGATCGATCTGGAGAAAGAGGGGCTGGTCCTTTTGTGCGAAGCGCTGGAATCGGTCGGAGATCAATATGCGCTCTATGGCTATTCGGGCCAGGGCCGCGGGCAAGTGGACTTTCTGGTGGTCAAGGATTTCGACGACCGGTTGAGCGGGAAGGCTGCGCAGCGGCTGGGCGGCCTGGTGCCTATGCAGCAGAACCGCGATGGGGCGGCCATTCGCCATGCCACGGCCAAATTACTGGAACGAGAGGCGCGGACGAGACTACTCGTCCTCATCAGCGATGGGCGCCCGCTCGACGACGGCTACAAGGACGAGTATTCGCTGGAAGACACGAAGGCGGCCTTGCGCGAGGCGCGTCAGCGGGGGGTGCATCCGTTTTGTATCACGATCGATCGGGAGGCCGATGGGTATGTCCGGCGAATGTACGGGGACGTGCAGTTCGCGGTCATCGATCACATCGAAGCCTTGCCGAAGCGATTGCCGAAGATCTATCAACGGCTCACGACCTAA
- a CDS encoding PAS domain S-box protein, which yields MKTSTALSFLSFHRYRWLPYLIAAMTLFALAAGARLVQFVELRLVVATGEELTLAAAEVAEKTDRMLFERQGDALMMARAFSARSSDPKYLSEYVTWMKAAYSPVYLWLAVTDRQGTIIAATESSLLGQDHSHTSWFTSARDTKRLDVADVAVHESDNGVDTIAFTAPILDTRGLFLGVVTTRVSISFLEEVTTRTIRALEDRQGEAGRGRVEYQILTRHGHVFISSNVAPQVGMNLKKMGLPSVLLSETGLPGFIEEEHLSRHVPVVTGYAQTKGFGEFVGLGWSVLVRMDRQDILAPIHTFLWKIGIIGGVVWGPMLVLLFWSTARLRTEHRQAQQESAWAKAAETALLQSQERNRAIVDTALDGVITIDSSGIVTDWNAQASVIFGWSREEALGRSLVETIIPARDRPAYEQGVHEFLRTGTGAILNRRIEIIAQHRSGRELPVELAVSPAKIGDAYIFSAFIRDITERRRTERRLASQYAVTRVLAESATLEEAVPKIIQAVGESLEWELGVFWRVDKAAGLLRCLDQWQMPSLQAESFLAANWQQVFGRDEGLPGRIWSSGKSAWVTDVSLDSTSPRRAVAEEVGFHGAFGFPVRVGGEIEGVIELFSRQVQQPDDELLKMVEDIGLKIGQFGERARTEGVLRETEAQLRQAQKMEAVGRLAGGVAHDFNNLLTVIRGYSELLLSRLLPTDPMRKDMEEVKKAADRATGLTRQLLAFSRRQFIAAKVLDLNALVSNMDGMLRRLLGEDIVEFCAELDPHAGAIKADPGQVEQVIMNLVVNARDAMPKGGSLTIETKNMTIGKNPRWDAVGVTPGPYVLLAVRDTGHGMDAETKSHLFEPFFTTKEQGKGTGLGLSTVYGIVKQSGGSITVESAPGKGTTFRIYFPRVAQEASEPTVAIDTIESVHGRETILLVEDEPSVRGLVHETLRLHGYTVLEARHGIEALLTGARYGGAIHLLLTDVVMPQMSGPEVAEKLLTVRPGIKVLYMSGYPDHPVFDQGGVSRETSFLAKPFSPNVLAKKVREILDDVTVS from the coding sequence ATGAAGACCTCAACGGCCTTGTCGTTTCTTAGTTTTCACCGCTATCGGTGGCTGCCCTATCTCATTGCGGCGATGACCCTGTTCGCCCTTGCGGCTGGCGCTAGGCTGGTGCAGTTCGTCGAATTGCGCCTGGTGGTGGCGACCGGAGAAGAACTCACGCTGGCCGCGGCAGAAGTGGCCGAGAAAACCGACCGGATGTTGTTCGAACGCCAAGGCGACGCCCTCATGATGGCCCGAGCCTTTTCCGCGCGAAGTTCCGATCCGAAATATCTCTCCGAGTATGTGACGTGGATGAAGGCCGCCTATTCCCCAGTCTATCTGTGGCTCGCGGTTACGGATCGTCAGGGCACGATTATCGCGGCGACCGAGTCTTCGCTGCTGGGGCAGGACCATAGCCACACTTCATGGTTTACATCGGCCCGTGATACGAAACGACTCGATGTCGCCGATGTGGCGGTGCATGAGTCGGATAATGGCGTCGATACCATCGCGTTTACCGCTCCGATTCTCGATACGCGAGGCCTGTTCCTGGGCGTCGTGACCACGCGGGTGTCGATCTCATTTCTGGAGGAAGTGACGACGCGGACCATTCGCGCGCTTGAAGATCGACAAGGAGAAGCCGGGCGGGGGCGGGTCGAGTATCAAATATTGACGCGGCATGGCCACGTGTTTATCAGCTCGAATGTCGCCCCTCAGGTGGGCATGAATCTCAAAAAAATGGGGCTCCCGTCGGTGTTGCTGAGTGAGACGGGCCTGCCGGGGTTTATCGAAGAGGAGCATTTGAGCCGGCATGTCCCCGTGGTGACTGGTTATGCGCAGACCAAGGGGTTTGGAGAATTTGTCGGGCTGGGCTGGTCGGTCTTGGTGCGCATGGATCGGCAGGACATCCTGGCGCCGATTCACACCTTCCTGTGGAAAATCGGGATTATTGGCGGAGTGGTCTGGGGTCCCATGTTGGTGCTGTTGTTCTGGTCCACGGCGCGCTTGCGCACGGAACATCGGCAGGCGCAACAGGAAAGTGCCTGGGCGAAAGCGGCAGAGACCGCGTTGCTCCAAAGTCAGGAGCGAAACCGGGCTATCGTCGATACCGCGCTGGACGGCGTGATCACGATCGACTCGAGCGGGATCGTGACCGATTGGAATGCGCAGGCTTCTGTGATTTTCGGATGGTCCCGTGAGGAAGCGCTGGGTCGGTCCCTGGTCGAGACGATCATTCCTGCGCGGGATCGTCCGGCGTATGAACAGGGTGTTCATGAATTTCTTCGGACAGGAACTGGCGCGATTCTGAATCGCCGGATTGAGATTATCGCGCAACATCGAAGCGGGAGGGAGCTTCCCGTTGAGTTGGCGGTGTCGCCGGCGAAAATCGGCGATGCCTACATTTTCAGCGCCTTCATTCGGGATATCACCGAGCGCCGGAGGACTGAACGGCGTCTGGCCTCCCAGTATGCGGTGACCAGAGTCCTGGCCGAGTCGGCGACGTTGGAAGAGGCCGTTCCGAAGATCATTCAGGCAGTTGGGGAGAGTTTGGAATGGGAGTTGGGCGTGTTCTGGCGAGTGGATAAGGCTGCCGGCTTGTTGCGCTGTCTCGACCAGTGGCAGATGCCGTCCCTCCAGGCTGAGTCATTCCTTGCGGCCAACTGGCAACAAGTGTTTGGCCGAGACGAGGGGTTACCAGGACGTATTTGGTCCAGCGGCAAGTCCGCCTGGGTGACGGACGTCTCGTTGGATAGTACGTCCCCCCGGAGGGCCGTGGCGGAGGAGGTGGGGTTCCACGGCGCGTTTGGATTTCCTGTTCGGGTCGGGGGTGAAATCGAGGGAGTCATCGAACTCTTTAGCCGCCAGGTGCAGCAGCCTGATGACGAATTGTTGAAGATGGTCGAAGATATCGGCCTCAAGATCGGCCAATTCGGCGAGCGGGCCAGAACGGAAGGGGTGCTCCGAGAGACCGAAGCGCAATTGCGCCAGGCCCAGAAAATGGAAGCGGTCGGGCGATTGGCCGGCGGTGTCGCCCATGACTTCAATAATCTTCTTACGGTGATTCGAGGGTATAGCGAGCTGCTCCTGAGCCGCCTGCTCCCGACCGATCCCATGCGGAAAGATATGGAGGAGGTCAAGAAAGCGGCGGACCGGGCGACCGGCCTGACGCGTCAATTGTTGGCCTTCAGCCGCCGACAGTTCATTGCGGCGAAAGTCCTCGACCTCAATGCCCTGGTCTCTAATATGGACGGTATGTTGCGGCGTCTCCTCGGGGAGGACATCGTCGAGTTCTGCGCCGAATTGGATCCCCATGCTGGCGCCATCAAGGCGGATCCCGGACAGGTCGAGCAGGTCATTATGAATCTGGTGGTCAATGCGCGGGATGCCATGCCCAAGGGCGGGAGCCTGACGATCGAAACCAAGAATATGACGATTGGAAAAAACCCGCGTTGGGATGCCGTGGGAGTGACCCCGGGACCGTACGTGTTGCTGGCTGTTCGGGATACCGGCCATGGCATGGATGCGGAGACTAAGTCGCATTTGTTCGAGCCCTTCTTCACGACGAAGGAACAAGGGAAGGGGACGGGCTTGGGACTCTCGACCGTCTATGGCATCGTCAAGCAAAGCGGGGGCAGTATTACCGTGGAGAGCGCTCCTGGCAAGGGGACGACTTTCAGGATTTATTTCCCGCGCGTCGCACAAGAGGCGTCGGAGCCGACGGTGGCTATCGATACCATTGAGTCGGTACATGGCCGCGAAACCATCTTGCTGGTCGAAGATGAGCCGAGCGTGCGGGGGCTCGTGCACGAGACCTTACGACTCCATGGGTACACTGTGCTGGAGGCGCGCCATGGCATCGAAGCCCTCCTGACCGGTGCACGGTACGGGGGGGCTATTCATCTGTTGTTGACGGATGTCGTTATGCCGCAGATGAGCGGGCCGGAAGTGGCGGAAAAGCTCCTCACCGTTCGGCCTGGGATTAAAGTGCTGTACATGTCCGGTTATCCAGACCATCCGGTGTTCGACCAAGGCGGTGTGAGTCGAGAGACGTCGTTTCTGGCGAAGCCCTTCTCGCCCAACGTGTTGGCAAAAAAGGTGCGAGAGATCTTGGACGACGTGACGGTCTCTTAA
- a CDS encoding DUF167 domain-containing protein, translating into MNALIVQDSKAGAVLSVHIQPKASRTECVGFHGDAIKIRVAAPPVEGAANDELIRFLASQLSIPSSSVQIQSGASGRHKRVLLKGVTSQLVLARLNLGPQKS; encoded by the coding sequence ATGAATGCGCTCATTGTGCAGGACAGCAAAGCCGGGGCGGTCCTTTCCGTTCATATCCAGCCGAAAGCTTCCCGCACCGAATGTGTGGGCTTCCATGGCGACGCGATCAAGATCCGCGTGGCCGCGCCTCCGGTCGAGGGCGCAGCCAACGACGAATTGATCCGGTTCTTAGCCAGCCAACTCTCGATCCCTTCCAGTTCGGTGCAGATCCAATCCGGTGCGAGCGGTCGGCACAAACGTGTCCTGCTTAAAGGAGTCACCTCGCAGCTGGTGCTGGCTCGCTTGAACCTGGGGCCGCAGAAGTCGTGA
- a CDS encoding ferredoxin:thioredoxin reductase has product MAEPKPESIEKILKFVKGFAEKSGTSMHPTPAVTEAVVKGLAMHIDELGKPLCPCNFYKDKQAEAKLRRWMCACDEMQIYKYCHCLLFVKDDGMPITEYLPEGHEGREIYGLVTDPTPDKGRALKHKAAQTSPLPSDTDSK; this is encoded by the coding sequence ATGGCCGAGCCCAAGCCAGAGAGTATCGAGAAAATATTGAAGTTCGTGAAGGGATTCGCGGAGAAAAGCGGAACCTCTATGCACCCGACTCCCGCCGTCACCGAAGCCGTCGTCAAAGGCCTCGCGATGCATATCGATGAGCTGGGAAAACCCCTCTGCCCCTGCAACTTCTACAAGGATAAACAGGCAGAAGCCAAACTCCGCCGGTGGATGTGCGCCTGCGACGAAATGCAGATCTACAAATATTGCCACTGCCTGTTATTCGTGAAGGACGACGGCATGCCGATTACGGAATATCTTCCGGAAGGCCACGAAGGGCGGGAAATCTACGGCCTCGTCACAGACCCAACCCCCGACAAGGGCCGAGCCCTGAAACACAAAGCCGCGCAGACCTCTCCTCTCCCCTCCGACACAGACTCGAAATAA
- a CDS encoding CbbQ/NirQ/NorQ/GpvN family protein has product MSQQSREVDVEQYRIEREPFYAEVHGEIGLFTIAANSKMPVMLKGPTGCGKTRFVQHMAYRLGRPLITVACHEDLTASDLVGRYLLKGQETVWVDGPLTLGVKHGAIVYLDEIVEARKDTTVIIHPLSDDRRLLPIEKKGQVIEAADNFLLVISYNPGYQSVLKDLKQSTKQRFMAIQFDYPAPDIETTVVEREAGVDRDLAAKLVKLAGKVRNLKNHGLEEGVSTRLLIYAGTLIRQGVATDRACDVAIARPITDDPDMQRSILELVKAIF; this is encoded by the coding sequence ATGAGTCAGCAGTCACGCGAAGTTGACGTTGAGCAATATCGGATCGAGCGGGAGCCCTTCTACGCGGAGGTCCATGGCGAGATCGGTCTGTTTACGATTGCGGCGAACAGCAAGATGCCGGTCATGCTCAAGGGGCCGACCGGCTGCGGCAAGACTCGCTTCGTCCAGCATATGGCCTACCGGCTTGGTCGCCCCTTGATCACGGTAGCCTGCCATGAAGACCTTACCGCCTCAGATCTCGTGGGTCGGTATCTGCTCAAGGGCCAAGAGACGGTCTGGGTCGATGGGCCCCTGACGCTCGGCGTGAAACATGGCGCGATCGTCTATCTGGACGAAATCGTCGAGGCGCGGAAGGACACGACGGTCATCATCCATCCCCTGAGCGACGATCGCCGTCTGTTGCCGATCGAAAAAAAAGGGCAGGTGATCGAAGCGGCTGACAATTTCCTCCTCGTCATTTCCTACAACCCCGGGTACCAGAGCGTGCTCAAGGATTTGAAGCAAAGCACGAAGCAGCGTTTCATGGCGATTCAGTTCGACTATCCGGCGCCCGACATTGAAACCACCGTGGTCGAGCGGGAAGCGGGGGTCGATCGCGACCTGGCGGCCAAGTTGGTCAAGCTGGCGGGCAAGGTGCGGAACCTCAAAAACCATGGGTTGGAAGAAGGGGTCAGCACTAGATTGCTGATCTATGCCGGAACCCTCATCCGGCAGGGTGTAGCTACCGACCGGGCCTGCGATGTCGCGATTGCTCGTCCGATCACCGACGATCCCGATATGCAGCGCAGCATTCTGGAGTTGGTGAAGGCCATTTTCTAA
- a CDS encoding glutathione S-transferase N-terminal domain-containing protein, whose protein sequence is MPLTLYHVSWCPDCDVVRQKLADLQIEYEQIIVPDIRPLRKIVHEVSGQYYVPVLKAGDRVLTETEDILDYLDKTYGQERIADS, encoded by the coding sequence ATGCCCTTAACTCTCTATCATGTGTCCTGGTGTCCCGACTGCGATGTGGTGCGCCAGAAACTGGCAGACCTCCAGATCGAATACGAGCAGATCATCGTGCCCGATATCCGTCCGCTGCGAAAAATCGTCCACGAGGTCTCAGGTCAATACTATGTTCCAGTCCTCAAAGCTGGAGATCGGGTGTTGACGGAAACCGAGGACATCCTCGATTATCTGGACAAGACCTACGGTCAGGAACGGATCGCCGACAGCTAA
- a CDS encoding phosphatidylglycerol lysyltransferase domain-containing protein has translation MTLSIALPQFVPSRTCLQCDVCCRFPDPDSALRPYFTEQEITGALAGGLEGAAFPNRRGSQVVLVPDQAGEGYLCPAFDSATSTCRVYAQRPFDCQLYPLALMWDDTHSHIALGWDTKCPFLREEIPAEIQRHADRVMALLDRPGVHEQLVLHPRLIGRFQEDVIVLARLPRLTEAVAVQWGPAPLHRLMLDDIPHLTTALDRSGFCGPQSLAAYSPVYHYIWTGVLAYWWVELQGALCLFAQSPDGWFLPLPPIGSGSIEAPLSDAMELLYRWNGDSPVSRVENVPSQLAPELERLGYRLTPKEPDYLYRAADLAALAGDRYKSQRALCNRFEREQSCEVASYQAGDQQGCRALLREWSRQKQAEGLEPFGVMLLADAESAHEILWSQASVLPVRGTVVRIHGRICAYTFGYWLTNKTFCVLVEITDRTFPGLAQYLFREICRTAMAEGADYISTMDDAGLPGLRASKQAYHPAMLISNFIASRVCEA, from the coding sequence GTGACGTTATCGATTGCGCTTCCACAATTTGTGCCGAGTCGCACCTGCCTCCAGTGCGATGTCTGTTGCCGGTTCCCGGACCCGGATAGCGCTCTTCGTCCCTATTTCACCGAGCAAGAAATTACCGGGGCCTTGGCCGGGGGCCTTGAGGGGGCGGCCTTCCCTAATCGGCGAGGGTCGCAGGTGGTCCTGGTTCCCGACCAGGCTGGAGAGGGTTATCTCTGCCCGGCCTTCGATTCAGCGACTTCAACTTGCCGCGTGTATGCACAGCGTCCGTTCGACTGTCAGCTCTATCCTCTGGCTCTGATGTGGGACGACACACATAGCCACATAGCATTGGGGTGGGATACGAAATGTCCCTTTCTGCGGGAAGAGATTCCGGCGGAGATCCAGCGCCATGCAGACCGGGTGATGGCCTTGCTCGATCGACCGGGCGTTCATGAGCAACTCGTCTTGCATCCACGCCTCATCGGGCGGTTTCAAGAGGACGTGATCGTGCTGGCTCGCCTTCCGCGCCTTACCGAGGCCGTCGCGGTTCAGTGGGGGCCTGCGCCGCTGCATCGGCTCATGCTGGATGATATCCCGCATCTGACGACGGCCCTGGATCGTTCCGGCTTCTGCGGGCCTCAATCGCTTGCGGCCTATTCGCCGGTCTACCATTACATCTGGACGGGAGTCCTGGCCTATTGGTGGGTGGAGCTGCAGGGAGCCTTGTGCCTCTTCGCGCAATCGCCGGACGGCTGGTTTCTGCCCCTCCCTCCGATCGGATCCGGCTCGATTGAGGCTCCCCTGTCCGATGCGATGGAGCTGTTGTATCGTTGGAACGGAGACTCGCCGGTCAGCCGGGTGGAAAACGTGCCATCCCAGTTGGCGCCGGAGTTGGAGCGGCTGGGGTACCGCCTCACGCCCAAGGAGCCGGACTATCTCTATCGCGCGGCAGACCTTGCGGCCTTGGCTGGCGATCGATATAAGTCTCAACGGGCTCTGTGCAACCGATTCGAGCGGGAGCAGTCTTGTGAGGTGGCTTCCTATCAGGCTGGCGACCAGCAGGGCTGCCGCGCATTGTTGAGAGAATGGTCACGCCAGAAGCAGGCGGAAGGACTGGAACCGTTCGGGGTGATGTTGCTGGCCGATGCGGAATCGGCGCATGAAATTCTATGGTCGCAGGCGTCGGTCCTGCCGGTCAGGGGGACGGTGGTCAGGATTCATGGTCGGATCTGCGCCTATACATTCGGCTATTGGTTGACGAACAAGACATTCTGTGTCCTAGTAGAGATTACGGATCGGACTTTTCCTGGTCTGGCTCAATATTTATTTCGGGAGATCTGTCGGACTGCCATGGCGGAAGGGGCGGACTATATTAGTACGATGGATGACGCAGGTCTTCCGGGGTTGCGCGCGTCCAAACAGGCCTATCACCCTGCTATGCTGATCTCCAATTTCATTGCGTCCCGCGTGTGCGAAGCATGA